Proteins co-encoded in one Medicago truncatula cultivar Jemalong A17 chromosome 8, MtrunA17r5.0-ANR, whole genome shotgun sequence genomic window:
- the LOC25501626 gene encoding uncharacterized protein, whose translation MPTFTAIAFDRLIEPGGSRAGQKSASTSVPVPNSKRLERRSSEPTATPRKKPPTRPQLKPSLYATPEVTPLPDSPLQDSTSSFPPSPYIINHKRRGPRLLKSFSEANVQAKQEVCEEGNVSGKSSDTVVSSSAGDLQVTCVNPEPLKEEQDNGVQDTKLSTSNGGDVGHENRENKSSNDPNGKHVEKLVALNLERDGESEDFYDPRDTMSSMSFTSYTDGEDNTGTERSAKYSTAAEFFDAWEELSSDGGTQGSLRLRDVDAELREIRLSLLMEIEKRKQIEESMKSMQSQWERIREGLSSVGIVLPADLTAIAEGGQLDSDPVDDLCQQVYIARFISNAIGRGTARAEAETEMKTQLDSKNFEISRLLERLHYYETMNREMSQRNQEAVETARRERQRRSRRQKWIWGSITTAIVLGTTAIAWSYLPSSKGSTSTDHDEVFEHDDGAN comes from the exons ATGCCGACTTTTACTGCTATAGCATTTGATAGGTTAATAGAGCCGGGAGGTTCTAGGGCGGGTCAAAAATCTGCTTCAACCTCGGTGCCGGTTCCTAATTCGAAGAGGCTCGAGAGGAGGAGTAGTGAACCAACTGCAACTCCCAGAAAGAAACCGCCTACTCGACCTCAATTAAAGCCGTCACTCTATGCCACTCCTGAGGTGACGCCGCTTCCAGATTCTCCGCTTCAAGATTCAACTTCTTCATTCCCGCCTTCTCCTTACATCATTAATCACAAACGCCGTGGCCCGCGGCTACTCAAGAGTTTCTCGGAGGCCAATGTACAGGCCAAGCAGGAGGTTTGTGAAGAAGGAAATGTTAGTGGTAAGAGCTCTGATACCGTGGTTTCTAGTTCGGCTGGTGATCTCCAAGTTACTTGTGTTAACCCTGAGCCTCTTAAGGAGGAGCAAGATAATGGGGTACAAGATACTAAATTAAGTACCAGCAATGGTGGCGATGTTGGGCATGAGAacagagaaaataaaagtagtAATGATCCTAATGGAAAGCATGTGGAGAAGCTAGTGGCGTTGAATTTGGAGAGAGATGGTGAGAGCGAGGACTTTTATGATCCACGTGATACTATGAGTTCTATGAGTTTCACAAGTTACACGGATGGAGAGGATAATACAGGCACAGAGCGCTCTGCGAAATATAGCACTGCTGCAGAGTTTTTTGACGCTTGGGAAG AACTCTCTTCTGATGGTGGCACTCAAGGTTCTCTACGACTACGTGATGTTGATGCTGAATTGCGCGAAATAAGGTTGAGTCTATTGATGGAGATAGAGAAGCGAAAGCAAATTGAAGAATCAATGAAAAGCATGCAAAGCCAGTGGGAGAGAATCAGAGAAGGGTTATCTTCTGTTGGAATTGTTTTACCTGCAGATCTTACTGCTATTGCAGAAGGTGGGCAGCTGGATTCTGATCCTGTAGATGATCTATGTCAGCAGGTTTACATTGCTAGGTTCATATCAAACGCCATTGGAAGAGGAACTGCTAGGGCTGAGGCGGAGACAGAGATGAAAACCCAATTAGACTCCAAGAACTTTGAGATTTCTCGACTATTGGAACGCCTTCATTATTATGAGACCATGAATAGGGAGATGTCTCAGAGGAACCAGGAGGCAGTAG AGACGGCAAGGCGAGAGAGACAAAGAAGGTCTAGGAGGCAGAAATGGATTTGGGGCTCTATTACTACTGCCATTGTACTTGGTACTACAGCAATAGCATGGTCATATCTCCCATCAAGTAAAGGATCAACATCTACAGACCATGATGAGGTTTTCGAACACGATGACGGAGCCAACTAA